A single window of Anomaloglossus baeobatrachus isolate aAnoBae1 chromosome 5, aAnoBae1.hap1, whole genome shotgun sequence DNA harbors:
- the LOC142310197 gene encoding uncharacterized protein LOC142310197 → MHSYLLKTRDPYRKPQRGTFAADMGGLLSSLYQTLLKFSGTKARILLLGLDAAGKTTLLYKLKLNETVCTIPTIGFNVETVEPIRNVTFTVWDVGGQDRIRALWKHYFMNTDGLVFVVDSADPERFMEAKAELIAILENDEMRGVPFVVMANKQDLPGAQNPMELAEKLGLIKMKGHQWHVQGCCAANGEGLVEGLEVLTNLVKQFQKNKQF, encoded by the coding sequence ATGCACAGCTACCTACTCAAGACTCGAGATCCTTACAGAAAGCCACAGAGAGGAACATTTGCAGCAGATATGGGTGGTCTCCTGAGCAGCCTCTACCAAACCCTACTCAAGTTCTCTGGAACCAAAGCCCGGATTCTGCTATTGGGTCTTGATGCTGCTGGAAAGACAACTCTGCTATATAAACTGAAGCTGAATGAGACTGTCTGTACAATCCCCACCATCGGATTCAATGTCGAAACTGTGGAACCCATCCGTAACGTCACCTTCACCGTGTGGGACGTGGGAGGTCAGGACAGGATCAGAGCCCTGTGGAAGCACTACTTTATGAACACAGACGGGCTGGTTTTTGTGGTGGACAGTGCCGATCCTGAAAGGTTTATGGAAGCCAAGGCAGAGCTCATCGCCATCCTGGAGAATGATGAAATGAGAGGTGTCCCCTTCGTTGTGATGGCCAATAAGCAAGATCTACCTGGTGCCCAGAATCCCATGGAGCTAGCAGAGAAATTGGGACTGATAAAGATGAAAGGACACCAGTGGCACGTTCAGGGCTGTTGTGCTGCCAATGGAGAAGGACTTGTGGAGGGGCTGGAGGTCCTCACCAATTTGGTAAAACAGTTTCAAAAGAACAAACAGTTCTGA
- the LOC142310198 gene encoding uncharacterized protein LOC142310198, which translates to MHKHKSKLLIIEAEKTFFSYGLLLSALHQTLMKFTGYEARILLLGLDAAGKTTILYKLKLHETVTTIPTVGFNVETVEPIRNVKFTVWDVGGQDKIRSLWKYYYQNTDGLIFVVDSADPERFEEARAELIAILETDEMRGVPFVVLANKQDLPGSRRPGEVSEELGLRKIRGHQWHVQGCCATTGDGLVEGLETLTDLVKQFKKK; encoded by the exons ATGCACAAGCACAAGAGCAAACTTCTTATCATTGAGGCAGAGAAGACGTTCTTCAGCTATGG tcttctcCTGAGCGCCCTCCATCAAACCCTAatgaagttcacagggtatgaggcACGGATCTTACTGTTAGGTCTGGATGCTGCTGGGAAGACAACTATCCTCTACAAGCTAAAGCTCCACGAGACAGTCACTACAATTCCCACTGTTGGATTCAACGTAGAGACTGTGGAACCCATCCGTAACGTCAAATTTACTGTGTGGGACGTGGGAGGTCAAGACAAGATCAGATCCTTGTGGAAATATTACTATCAGAACACAGATGGGCTCATATTTGTGGTGGACAGTGCTGACCCTGAAAGGTTTGAGGAGGCCAGGGCAGAACTCATCGCCATCCTGGAGACCGATGAAATGAGAGGAGTCCCCTTCGTGGTGTTGGCCAATAAGCAAGATCTACCTGGCTCCAGGCGACCAGGAGAGGTGTCCGAAGAGCTGGGGCTAAGGAAGATACGAGGACACCAGTGGCATGTCCAAGGATGTTGTGCCACCACTGGGGATGGACTTGTCGAGGGGCTGGAAACACTCACTGACTTGGTAAAACAATTTAAGAAGAAGTAG